In Flavobacteriales bacterium, the genomic window CTTCTGTGGGCCATCAGTTTGGATAATGGTGCCGCGTTCGCCAGCTTCCCTGCTTCGCTTACAAGCCCAGCCACGGGTGCTGTCTATGTGGCAGATAACGTTTCTTATGGTCCTAGCTACTTGGTGTTTGAGAATTACACTTCTGGTGGATGGGACGGTTCGTGGGCCTGTGGCAATGCTGCCTGTGGTTCGCTTACTCAAGTGTGCGAAACATTCACGTTTGTGACCAACGGACATCCTAACTCAATGACCTTGATGGGAGCTGAAGGTGATGGCGTAGGAGTAGCACCTTATGGTTGCAATGGCGATCCAGACATGGTTATCAATCTACAGAGTTTGACCGTGGACGCAGGAAATACCGTGTACTACTGCTTGGGAAATTGCACCAATCTGACAGCAACTATCACTGGAGGAACAGCCCCATATACTTACTCTTGGGATGCACAGCACAATCCGGCACACGTGGGATCTACAGCTAGCATTTCAGTATGTACAACTGTGAATGAGCTGTATTTGCTTACGGTTACAGATGCCAACGGTCTTTCGAGCAGCGATTTTGTAGCTGTTTATGTGTACCAACCGCCAGTGGTAAGTGCTGGTTCCGATAAATTGATCTACCGCGGTTATGGCGCTTCTTGTGTATCGCTTGATGGTTACGCTAACAACAGCATGGGACCTTATTCGTACTCTTGGAGTAACGGGTCTACGGCTAAAAAGCCTTCAGTTTGTCCAATTACCACTACCAATTACTCGCTAACTGTAACTGATGCCAGAGGTTGTACCGCAAGCGATGATGTGACGGTAGAAGTTCGAGATATCCGATGCGGAAATGGTAAGGTGAGAATGTGTAAAAACAATACAACCTATTGCGTCAAAACCAATCAGGTTCAATCTAAATTGAACAATGGATTTGTACTTGGCGCCTGTGGTTCGTACAAACTGGATGGGTCGGAAGATGAAGACATCTACGTGGAAGAAGAGATGATGGAAACCGGAGTATATCCGAATCCAGCAGCAGATAATGTGAACGTACGTTACGGATTTGATGCCGATGCCATTGTGAACATTGATGTGTATGACATGTCTGGTAGAAAAGTTCAGACAGTAGTAAGCAGTCAAGAGGTGCTTGAAGGCGAAGTGAATTCAGCAACCTTTTCTGTAAGCAACTATCCAGCAGGATTGTATCTGGTAACCATTCTGACAACAAATGGAGATAGGGAAATGCATCGAATGATGGTGGCACACTGACCGCATTAACCTTAAATTCAGCCAAAGACCCTCACGGAATTCCGTGGGGGCTTTGGCGTATTTGATGTTGATCAATATCCAATTCACCCACCTCAGAAAATTGATGCGATGATTCGAATTACCTTCTTGCAGTCACCTCCTTTCGTTAATCTTGAGTTATGAATATCAACCGACCTTTCATCTGCAGCCTCGTGCTGTTTTTCTGTTTGGCACAAGGCAGTTTTGCGCAATCTGATTCCGTTTGGCACGTGGTGCAGAAGTTGCATCTCAGCAAATCAGACTCAGCCATTGGCATTTGTTATAAGCAACTTCGGCTAACTGCTAAGAGCGATTTCAGCAACCTATCTCAAGGTCATTATTGGATCGGGAACACCTACATGAAACTGAATCTTGACTCGGCACAGAAACACGCAAACCTGGCTTTGGACTTAGCAAATAGATCGGACGACCCAATCCTAAGGGCAAAGGCACATCACCTGCTAGGCTCCATCGATAACCGCTTAAGCAAGTTTGATTCGGCCATTGATCATTTCAAACAAGGGCTCGAAGAACTACGCAGTGAGAAGGATACGACCAATGGACGGTATATGCAGATCTACGAGATACTGTTGCGCGGCACATCTACCACCTACAACTACATGAATAGGAATGATGAAGCTATGACTTACGGTCTTAAGGCATTGAATTATGCGCAACGCTACGACCTCGATTTTCCGCAACAAGCAGGACTGATAGCCATTTCGAGTCTGTTTTACAAAGTGAAGAACTATGAAGAGGCAAAGAAGTACATGCATTTGGCCTTGAAAAAATGCAAAGACGCCAATAATGAGCTGGGCGCTGCCAAATGCTACAACAATCTTGCTATTTACCACAGCGCGGAGTTGCAATACGACTCTGCGGTTTGGTACCAGAGCAAAGGCATCAACATGTATCGCGTTATGGGTAACACCGAGGGATTGGCCAACAGCTTGGTACTGCTTGGTATGATACAATTTGAGTTGGGTAAGGAAGAAGAGGCAATCGGTCATTTATTGGAGGCTGAAAAAATCGTCAAGGAGAAGAGCTTTGATATTCAGCTCTTTGATGTTCTGGTAGACCTTGCAATGGCATACAACAAGCAGGGAAATTTTAAAGAAGGATTGGCCAAAGCAGATGAACTTATTGCGTTTGCTAGCAGCAAAAACCGTCCTGATAAAATTGTACGTGGCTACACGATGAAGTATGAATCGCTTTATGGGCTTGGGAATTATAAAGAGTCGGTAGAATACCTTCAAAAGAGTATGGCTCTTTCAGATAGCATCAAGGCAACGGAGAACGACAAGAATCTTCAGCAGTTATTGGTGAAGTACGAATCTGAAAAAAAGGAAGAAGAGATAAAGCGCATAACTAGCGAGGCGGAGGTGAAAGATCTGCTTATCCGTCAACGTAATATTCAATTATTGTCCGGTGGTGCTGGCGTTTTGGCCCTCATAACACTTGCTTTTCTGATGTTCCGCAGTTATCGGATCAGGAACGAGTTTGAACTACTCGATTTAAAACAACGGTTCTATCGTGCCCAGATCAATCCGCATTTCCTTTTCAATGCTTTGGGTTCGGTTCAAGGCTTCTTCTATGATAAGACCGATCCGAATAAAGCAGCAGGATACCTTTCGCGCTTGTCCAAACTCATGCGCCAGATATTGGAGAATACCTTTGATAATGAAGTGACGTTGGCAGAGGAGGCAATGCTGATGGAAAACTACCTCGAAGTTCAGAAAGTGCGCATGAGCGATCGCTTCGATTACACCATCGATATGGATGAAGACCTCGAAGATGTGATCATTCCATCCATGATCACCCAACCCTTTTTGGAAAACGCGGTAGAACATGGATTCAAGGAATTGACTGACCGTAAAGGCATGATCCACGTCAGTGTGATAGAGATGGCTGGGGCGATTCAGATAAAAATTGAAGACAACGGCACAGGACTGGCCCAAAGCAGCGCGCCATCCGACCATCGTTCGCGAGCCATGGAAATAACCCGCGAGCGATTGCAACTGTTGGAAAAAGTGAAAGGCAAGAAAGCAAGTTTTGAAGTGAAGGATAACCGCTTGAATGGCGGAGTTGGTGTAACTGTACTTATAAATCTACCTACATGAAACTGGCAGTTATAGACAATGAGAACGAAGTACGAAAAGGCATTGTGCTCATGTTGCAGCACAATTTTCCTGAAGCGGAAATTGTGGAGGCTGATGGCGTGGCAACTGGTTTGCAGTTGATTGCCACCGAACATCCAGAGCTCATTTTTCTGGATGTTGAGATGAACGATGGAACGGGGCTTGACCTGCTGCGCAAAGTGGAGCATCGCTCTTTTGAGGTGATCTTCATTACGGCATTTGCCAAATATGCCATAGAAGCGCTTCGCCTCAGCGCCATCGATTATTTATTGAAACCCGTTGATCCCTTGGAGTTGGTGGATGCCGTCAATCGTGCCATCGACAAGATCGATAAGGAGAACATGGGCGCTAAATTGGAACTCCTGGAGCAGAATCTGAAGCAACTGACGGGTGGAAGCCGCAAGATATTGCTGAAGGATCAGGATTCCATTCATCTCATCAAGATAGACGATATCATGCGCTGCGAGGCCGATGCCAACTACACACGGTTCTTCATCGCCAACCGTCCTTCCATTTTGGTTTCTAAAAACCTGAAGGAATACGAAGACCTATTGGGCGACCATTTCATCCGTGTTCACAATTCGCATCTGGTCAACATCAGCTTCATTGTTCGGATTGATAAGAACGATGGAGGTTCCATTCGCATGTCAGATGGAGAGAATATTCCGGTTTCGGTACGCAAGCGCGAAAAGCTGCTGGAACACCTGAAACGGTTCTGAACAGAAATTGAAGAAACGGTAACGCTTATCCATTGAAGTAGGGCACTGCTACATTGGGCCGATGTAGCGGCAAGTGCTAAGGTAGCTTTGGGTTGAACTAAAACTCCACCCATGAAAAAAGCTTACTTATTATTTTCTGCCGCTGCCGTTCTACTGGTTGGCGGTCAAGCATTTGCTCAATGTGAAAGTGCCACAACGCTGGTTGTCGATCTTCAATTTGAGAACACCACGGCCGATTCATCCCAATACAATCAGCCCATGTTTGTGCTCGGGAACCCAACGTTCGCTATGGATCGACATGGCAATCCGGCCGGAGCATTGAACACATCTGCTGGCACTGTTTATCTCTATAACTCC contains:
- a CDS encoding histidine kinase gives rise to the protein MNINRPFICSLVLFFCLAQGSFAQSDSVWHVVQKLHLSKSDSAIGICYKQLRLTAKSDFSNLSQGHYWIGNTYMKLNLDSAQKHANLALDLANRSDDPILRAKAHHLLGSIDNRLSKFDSAIDHFKQGLEELRSEKDTTNGRYMQIYEILLRGTSTTYNYMNRNDEAMTYGLKALNYAQRYDLDFPQQAGLIAISSLFYKVKNYEEAKKYMHLALKKCKDANNELGAAKCYNNLAIYHSAELQYDSAVWYQSKGINMYRVMGNTEGLANSLVLLGMIQFELGKEEEAIGHLLEAEKIVKEKSFDIQLFDVLVDLAMAYNKQGNFKEGLAKADELIAFASSKNRPDKIVRGYTMKYESLYGLGNYKESVEYLQKSMALSDSIKATENDKNLQQLLVKYESEKKEEEIKRITSEAEVKDLLIRQRNIQLLSGGAGVLALITLAFLMFRSYRIRNEFELLDLKQRFYRAQINPHFLFNALGSVQGFFYDKTDPNKAAGYLSRLSKLMRQILENTFDNEVTLAEEAMLMENYLEVQKVRMSDRFDYTIDMDEDLEDVIIPSMITQPFLENAVEHGFKELTDRKGMIHVSVIEMAGAIQIKIEDNGTGLAQSSAPSDHRSRAMEITRERLQLLEKVKGKKASFEVKDNRLNGGVGVTVLINLPT
- a CDS encoding LytTR family DNA-binding domain-containing protein, with product MKLAVIDNENEVRKGIVLMLQHNFPEAEIVEADGVATGLQLIATEHPELIFLDVEMNDGTGLDLLRKVEHRSFEVIFITAFAKYAIEALRLSAIDYLLKPVDPLELVDAVNRAIDKIDKENMGAKLELLEQNLKQLTGGSRKILLKDQDSIHLIKIDDIMRCEADANYTRFFIANRPSILVSKNLKEYEDLLGDHFIRVHNSHLVNISFIVRIDKNDGGSIRMSDGENIPVSVRKREKLLEHLKRF
- a CDS encoding T9SS type A sorting domain-containing protein; this translates as MKKMYSLLASAALLLMGYTGASACQYSNFDLVSETDLGGGLFEYTVSFCVGNGAAASGNTLLWAISLDNGAAFASFPASLTSPATGAVYVADNVSYGPSYLVFENYTSGGWDGSWACGNAACGSLTQVCETFTFVTNGHPNSMTLMGAEGDGVGVAPYGCNGDPDMVINLQSLTVDAGNTVYYCLGNCTNLTATITGGTAPYTYSWDAQHNPAHVGSTASISVCTTVNELYLLTVTDANGLSSSDFVAVYVYQPPVVSAGSDKLIYRGYGASCVSLDGYANNSMGPYSYSWSNGSTAKKPSVCPITTTNYSLTVTDARGCTASDDVTVEVRDIRCGNGKVRMCKNNTTYCVKTNQVQSKLNNGFVLGACGSYKLDGSEDEDIYVEEEMMETGVYPNPAADNVNVRYGFDADAIVNIDVYDMSGRKVQTVVSSQEVLEGEVNSATFSVSNYPAGLYLVTILTTNGDREMHRMMVAH